In Oncorhynchus keta strain PuntledgeMale-10-30-2019 chromosome 19, Oket_V2, whole genome shotgun sequence, a single genomic region encodes these proteins:
- the LOC127909447 gene encoding uncharacterized protein LOC127909447 isoform X1: MVVSQVGCSEWWFLRWAVQNGGFPGGLFRMVVSQVGCSEWWFLRWAVQNGGFPGGLFRMVVSQVGCSEWWFLRWAVQNGGFPGGLFRMVVSQVGCSEWWFPRWAVQNGGFPGGLFRMVVSQVGCSEWWFPRWAVQNGGFSGGLFRMVVSQVGCSEWWFLRWAVQNGGFSGGLFRMVVSQVGCSEWWFLRWAVQNGGFSGGLFRMVVSQVGCSEWGFPSWAVQNGGFPAGLFRMGVSQLGCSEWGFPSWAVQNGVSQLGCSEWGLPSWAVQKGGFPAGLFRKGASQLGCLEWGFPRWAVQNGGFPGGLFRMVVSQVGCLEWGFPSWAV; this comes from the exons ATGGTGGTTTCCCAGGTGGGCTGTTCAGAATGGTGGTTTCTCAGGTGGGCTGTTCAGAATGGTGGTTTCCCAGGTGGGCTGTTCAGAATGGTGGTTTCCCAG GTGGGCTGTTCAGAATGGTGGTTTCTCAGGTGGGCTGTTCAGAATGGTGGTTTCCCAGGTGGGCTGTTCAGAATGGTGGTTTCCCAGGTGGGCTGTTCAGAATGGTGGTTTCTCAGGTGGGCTGTTCAGAATGGTGGTTTCCCAGGTGGGCTGTTCAGAATGGTGGTTTCCCAGGTGGGCTGTTCAGAATGGTGGTTTCCCAGGTGGGCTGTTCAGAATGGTGGTTTCCCAGGTGGGCTGTTCAGAATGGTGGTTTCCCAGGTGGGCTGTTCAGAATGGTGGTTTCCCAGGTGGGCTGTTCAGAATGGTGGTTTCTCAGGTGGGCTGTTCAGAATGGTGGTTTCTCAGGTGGGCTGTTCAGAATGGTGGTTTCTCAGGTGGGCTGTTCAGAATGGTGGTTTCTCAG GTGGGCTGTTCAGAATGGTGGTTTCTCAGGTGGGCTGTTCAGAATGGTGGTTTCTCAGGTGGGCTGTTCAGAATGGTGGTTTCTCAGGTGGGCTGTTCAGAATGGTGGTTTCTCAGGTGGGCTGTTCAGAATGGGGGTTTCCCAGCTGGGCTGTTCAGAATGGGGGTTTCCCAGCTGGGCTGTTCAGAATGGGGGTTTCCCAGCTGGGCTGTTCAGAATGGGGGTTTCCCAGCTGGGCTGTTCAGAATGGGGTTTCCCAGCTGGGCTGTTCAGAATGGGGGCTTCCCAGCTGGGCTGTTCAGAAAGGGGGCTTCCCAGCTGGGCTGTTCAGAAAGGGGGCTTCCCAGCTGGGCTGTTTAGAATGGGGGTTTCCCAGGTGGGCTGTTCAGAATGGTGGTTTCCCAGGTGGGCTGTTCAGAATGGTGGTTTCCCaggtgggctgtttagaatgggGGTTTCCCAGCTGGGCTGTTTAG
- the LOC127909447 gene encoding uncharacterized protein LOC127909447 isoform X2, whose product MYFPIGHSHAISLLLANHPSCCIFRVFQFLTVMFNSVTYFEPLRWAVQNGGFSGGLFRMVVSQVGCSEWWFPRWAVQNGGFSGGLFRMVVSQVGCSEWWFPRWAVQNGGFPGGLFRMVVSQVGCSEWWFLRWAVQNGGFSGGLFRMVVSQVGCSEWWFLRWAVQNGGFSGGLFRMVVSQVGCSEWWFLRWAVQNGGFSGGLFRMVVSQVGCSEWGFPSWAVQNGGFPAGLFRMGVSQLGCSEWGFPSWAVQNGVSQLGCSEWGLPSWAVQKGGFPAGLFRKGASQLGCLEWGFPRWAVQNGGFPGGLFRMVVSQVGCLEWGFPSWAV is encoded by the exons ATGTACTTCCCTATTGGACACAGccatgccatttctctcctgttggCAAACCAtcctagttgttgcatctttagagtCTTTCAATTTCTAACAGTGATGTTCAACTCTGTCACATATTTTGAACCACTCAGGTGGGCTGTTCAGAATGGTGGTTTCTCAGGTGGGCTGTTCAGAATGGTGGTTTCCCAGGTGGGCTGTTCAGAATGGTGGTTTCCCAGGTGGGCTGTTCAGAATGGTGGTTTCTCAGGTGGGCTGTTCAGAATGGTGGTTTCCCAGGTGGGCTGTTCAGAATGGTGGTTTCCCAGGTGGGCTGTTCAGAATGGTGGTTTCCCAGGTGGGCTGTTCAGAATGGTGGTTTCTCAGGTGGGCTGTTCAGAATGGTGGTTTCTCAG GTGGGCTGTTCAGAATGGTGGTTTCTCAGGTGGGCTGTTCAGAATGGTGGTTTCTCAGGTGGGCTGTTCAGAATGGTGGTTTCTCAGGTGGGCTGTTCAGAATGGTGGTTTCTCAG GTGGGCTGTTCAGAATGGTGGTTTCTCAGGTGGGCTGTTCAGAATGGTGGTTTCTCAGGTGGGCTGTTCAGAATGGTGGTTTCTCAGGTGGGCTGTTCAGAATGGTGGTTTCTCAGGTGGGCTGTTCAGAATGGGGGTTTCCCAGCTGGGCTGTTCAGAATGGGGGTTTCCCAGCTGGGCTGTTCAGAATGGGGGTTTCCCAGCTGGGCTGTTCAGAATGGGGGTTTCCCAGCTGGGCTGTTCAGAATGGGGTTTCCCAGCTGGGCTGTTCAGAATGGGGGCTTCCCAGCTGGGCTGTTCAGAAAGGGGGCTTCCCAGCTGGGCTGTTCAGAAAGGGGGCTTCCCAGCTGGGCTGTTTAGAATGGGGGTTTCCCAGGTGGGCTGTTCAGAATGGTGGTTTCCCAGGTGGGCTGTTCAGAATGGTGGTTTCCCaggtgggctgtttagaatgggGGTTTCCCAGCTGGGCTGTTTAG
- the LOC127909447 gene encoding uncharacterized protein LOC127909447 isoform X3, which yields MYFPIGHSHAISLLLANHPSCCIFRVFQFLTVMFNSVTYFEPLRWAVQNGGFSGGLFRMVVSQVGCSEWWFPRWAVQNGGFSGGLFRMVVSQVGCSEWWFPRWAVQNGGFPGGLFRMVVSQVGCSEWWFLRWAVQNGGFSGGLFRMVVSQVGCSEWWFLRWAVQNGGFSGGLFRMVVSQVGCSEWWFLRWAVQNGGFSGGLFRMGVSQLGCSEWGFPSWAVQNGGFPAGLFRMGVSQLGCSEWGFPAGLFRMGASQLGCSERGLPSWAVQKGGFPAGLFRMGVSQVGCSEWWFPRWAVQNGGFPGGLFRMGVSQLGCLEWGFPSWAV from the exons ATGTACTTCCCTATTGGACACAGccatgccatttctctcctgttggCAAACCAtcctagttgttgcatctttagagtCTTTCAATTTCTAACAGTGATGTTCAACTCTGTCACATATTTTGAACCACTCAGGTGGGCTGTTCAGAATGGTGGTTTCTCAGGTGGGCTGTTCAGAATGGTGGTTTCCCAGGTGGGCTGTTCAGAATGGTGGTTTCCCAGGTGGGCTGTTCAGAATGGTGGTTTCTCAGGTGGGCTGTTCAGAATGGTGGTTTCCCAGGTGGGCTGTTCAGAATGGTGGTTTCCCAGGTGGGCTGTTCAGAATGGTGGTTTCCCAGGTGGGCTGTTCAGAATGGTGGTTTCTCAGGTGGGCTGTTCAGAATGGTGGTTTCTCAG GTGGGCTGTTCAGAATGGTGGTTTCTCAGGTGGGCTGTTCAGAATGGTGGTTTCTCAGGTGGGCTGTTCAGAATGGTGGTTTCTCAG GTGGGCTGTTCAGAATGGTGGTTTCTCAGGTGGGCTGTTCAGAATGGTGGTTTCTCAGGTGGGCTGTTCAGAATGGTGGTTTCTCAGGTGGGCTGTTCAGAATGGTGGTTTCTCAGGTGGGCTGTTCAGAATGGGGGTTTCCCAGCTGGGCTGTTCAGAATGGGGGTTTCCCAGCTGGGCTGTTCAGAATGGGGGTTTCCCAGCTGGGCTGTTCAGAATGGGGGTTTCCCAGCTGGGCTGTTCAGAATGGGGTTTCCCAGCTGGGCTGTTCAGAATGGGGGCTTCCCAGCTGGGCTGTTCAGAAAGGGGGCTTCCCAGCTGGGCTGTTCAGAAAGGGGGCTTCCCAGCTGGGCTGTTTAGAATGGGGGTTTCCCAGGTGGGCTGTTCAGAATGGTGGTTTCCCAGGTGGGCTGTTCAGAATGGTGGTTTCCCaggtgggctgtttagaatgggGGTTTCCCAGCTGGGCTGTTTAGAATGGGGGTTTCCCAGCTGGGCTGTTTAG